GATTGTCCGGAAGTCGGAACTGATCATTCTGCTGAATATATACCGGTAGGTGCTCGCCTACCTCTGCGCGCTGTGCCAGCTGTGTTGAGCAAACGCCATATCTTTCCCTGCCATAGCTCTCATAGTTCACCGTACGTACGGTAATATGAACCTCCTCCGGATATGCCGTTGGACTGCTGGAGATCGAATACTGGCGGGGGGGTATTTTTCGTAAAATAGATGTAATTTCCTGTGCCGTATGTCCCTTAAGCGAGAAATCTTGTATCAGATCCAGCAAGTCGCGCCTGTTCAGATACGATTTCAGCTCCGCCTCATGCCCTACCTGTATTAGCTGTTGCAGTTGAGCGTGCCCTGTTAAGGCCGCGGCTTGGGTTAACAATGGCTTGGTTAACACCGTAATTTCATAATGGGTCAACAGAGCATCGCGAAGCGACTTCTGCTCGCCGTTCTTGTTGAACGTCACTAGTTGCTCACCTGACCAGCCCATCGCTTCCAGAATATCCTGAACGAGCTGTGGATGATTCTCTGGGTAAATAGCCAAGCAATCGCCTGGTTGATACTGCAAACCTGAGCCTTCCAACGATAACTCAATATGCCGTGTCTCGCGTTCTGATCCGCGTCCGTTGAGGTTTAGATTTTCGAGGATTTCCGCCTTAAAAGGGTTCGTACGAGAGTATGCAGAGGAATCTCCGTCGGCTAGACCTCCCGTAACCTGAGACGAGTTGACCTGAATAGTACCCGCTGCTACCGCATGCCCCACATTTAGCGCAGCCAGAACTTGATTCGTCCACTCCGTCGCTGTCTCATCATAGTCGACATCGCAATCCGCACGTTCGACGATTCGCTTGCCGCCAAGCTCCTCTAGTCTTTGATCGAAATCCTTTCCTGTCTGACAGAAAAATTCATAGGACGTATCGCCAAGCGCCAATACAGAAAACTCCAACCCCTCCAGCTTCGGAGCTCGTTTGCTGTGCAGGAACTCGTAGAATGAGATCGCCGCATCCGGCGGCTCGCCTTCCCCATGCGTGCTGACGAGAAGCACTAGTCTCTCGATCTTCTTCAACTGGTTCGGCTTCAAATCTCCCATCGAGACCGTCGTCACCTTGAGGCCTTCTCCCTCCAGTCTACGTGACAGTTGCTGTGCCAGCCCTTTTGCATTGCCGGTCTGACTGCCGTATAACACCGTCACTTCTTTGGATACTGGTGCCCCTAGCTGCACTGCTGAAGAAAGCTCGCTTGCCGCAGGTATCGCAGAATCCGCCGTACTCACAGTCACTGTCTGACCAGCTGCCGTTGAAGCTATTGGAGCCGCTTCACCCGCGGCAGTTCCCAACAGCGCCGTGAGATAACCGCTCAGCCACAACCGCTGTGAATCGTTCAGGCCCGGTAATAAGCGATTTAGTAGGTCAACCTG
The window above is part of the Paenibacillus lutimineralis genome. Proteins encoded here:
- a CDS encoding assimilatory sulfite reductase (NADPH) flavoprotein subunit, which gives rise to MVLQVTNSPFNEEQVDLLNRLLPGLNDSQRLWLSGYLTALLGTAAGEAAPIASTAAGQTVTVSTADSAIPAASELSSAVQLGAPVSKEVTVLYGSQTGNAKGLAQQLSRRLEGEGLKVTTVSMGDLKPNQLKKIERLVLLVSTHGEGEPPDAAISFYEFLHSKRAPKLEGLEFSVLALGDTSYEFFCQTGKDFDQRLEELGGKRIVERADCDVDYDETATEWTNQVLAALNVGHAVAAGTIQVNSSQVTGGLADGDSSAYSRTNPFKAEILENLNLNGRGSERETRHIELSLEGSGLQYQPGDCLAIYPENHPQLVQDILEAMGWSGEQLVTFNKNGEQKSLRDALLTHYEITVLTKPLLTQAAALTGHAQLQQLIQVGHEAELKSYLNRRDLLDLIQDFSLKGHTAQEITSILRKIPPRQYSISSSPTAYPEEVHITVRTVNYESYGRERYGVCSTQLAQRAEVGEHLPVYIQQNDQFRLPDNPDTPIIMIGPGTGVAPFRAFLGEREEAGATGKSWLFYGDQHFITDFLYQIEWQRWLKDGVLTRMDVAFSRDTAEKVYVQHRMLEHSRELFAWLEEGAVVYVCGDEKRMAHDVQTTLLQIIEREGALNSEQAAQYLAGMQQEKRYLRDVY